In Acidobacteriota bacterium, one DNA window encodes the following:
- a CDS encoding class I SAM-dependent methyltransferase, with product MSSNEAITAQISGSVRRLLGHVLKQDQHPATNLPGSAASGLRQSKGLREFWNAVGATEGMQILDLGAASQENINFITGLGHRLCTEDLYGSLQFKSTRTPTAEAIESEAVQFFQGNLNYQKGQFDGVLCWDLLDFLPDSVIEPLITVLYQFLKPDGHLLAFFHAGQPGQIVPVEQYRIRGADQLKVTQRGTGKLWRSFNNRAIESLFRDYASLRFFLTKDSLREVIITR from the coding sequence ATGTCCTCCAACGAAGCCATTACCGCGCAGATCTCCGGCAGTGTCCGGCGCCTGCTGGGGCATGTATTGAAGCAGGATCAGCACCCTGCCACCAATCTGCCGGGCAGCGCGGCTTCGGGGTTGCGCCAGAGCAAAGGGCTACGCGAGTTCTGGAACGCGGTCGGCGCGACCGAAGGCATGCAGATTCTCGACCTGGGCGCGGCCTCCCAGGAGAACATCAACTTTATCACCGGCCTGGGCCACCGGCTCTGCACCGAAGACCTCTACGGCTCCTTGCAATTCAAATCCACGCGCACGCCCACGGCGGAAGCCATCGAGTCCGAAGCCGTACAATTTTTCCAGGGAAATTTGAACTACCAGAAGGGTCAGTTTGACGGCGTTCTCTGCTGGGACCTGCTGGACTTTCTGCCGGACTCCGTGATTGAGCCGCTGATCACGGTACTCTACCAATTTCTCAAGCCCGATGGCCATCTGCTGGCCTTCTTCCACGCCGGGCAGCCGGGGCAGATCGTGCCGGTGGAGCAGTACCGAATCCGCGGCGCCGATCAGTTGAAGGTGACGCAGCGCGGCACCGGCAAGCTGTGGCGCTCGTTCAATAATCGCGCCATTGAGAGCCTGTTCCGCGACTACGCCTCGCTGCGATTCTTTCTCACCAAAGACAGTCTGCGCGAAGTCATCATCACCCGCTAG
- a CDS encoding polymer-forming cytoskeletal protein yields MWNRKEKKKESPVSTPVYTPASVPVKPDSVKEVSPVSSTPQNTGSQSWSEAPKVAVASIGKSVIIRGDLSGSEDLFIDGQVEGTIELREHNLTVGPNGRVNAHVNAKEIVVQGAVKGNLRAADRVEIRKSGSVTGDLVAARIVIEDGAFFKGSIDIQKGGGDGKFGSGHKAESSSAPAQPQLASAGAKV; encoded by the coding sequence ATGTGGAATCGTAAAGAAAAAAAGAAAGAATCACCGGTTAGCACGCCGGTATATACGCCGGCTTCCGTTCCGGTCAAGCCAGATTCGGTTAAGGAGGTCTCACCCGTGTCCAGCACCCCGCAAAATACAGGTTCGCAGTCCTGGAGCGAAGCTCCGAAGGTAGCAGTCGCCAGCATTGGCAAGTCGGTTATTATTCGCGGCGATCTTTCCGGCAGCGAAGATTTATTCATTGATGGGCAGGTGGAAGGCACCATCGAATTGCGCGAGCATAATCTCACAGTGGGCCCCAACGGCCGCGTGAATGCCCATGTGAACGCCAAGGAGATCGTTGTGCAGGGAGCCGTGAAGGGCAACCTGCGCGCCGCCGATCGCGTGGAGATTCGCAAGTCCGGTTCGGTTACCGGAGACCTGGTGGCCGCGCGCATTGTCATCGAAGATGGAGCTTTTTTCAAAGGCAGCATCGACATTCAGAAGGGTGGCGGCGACGGCAAGTTCGGCAGCGGACACAAGGCGGAGAGTTCCTCTGCTCCGGCCCAGCCTCAGCTCGCTTCAGCTGGAGCGAAGGTCTAG
- a CDS encoding sorbosone dehydrogenase family protein: MLFSAGWQLAPAQTAGKTAKSSSVEFGPTSDVKLVAPNATESVRNRSEVIGWPAGRKPVAPAGFEVTLFADDVDTPRWATSLPNGDILVALSLRGGNPGVSSTSNRIILFRDKDGDGRPESRNVLLTNLNRPHGILLLGDFLYIGNTDAVVRYKYQLGQTEITTPGEKILDLPPGGHYTRNLIANADGTKIYVAVGSKTNVDESGEDAKDPRRAAILEINSDGSGMRVYASGLRNPVGLAWESESKQLWTVVNERDALGDQLVPDYATSVKEGAFYGWPYSYYGQNEDPRKKGQRPDLVAKAIPPDYATGAHTGTLGITFYTGKQYPAKYQGGAFIGQHGSWNRSKYVGYRIAYLPFKNGKPAGPMEDFLTGFIANDKEVYGRPVVATLLQNGALLVIDDESSKVWHVRYTGK, from the coding sequence ATGCTGTTCAGCGCCGGGTGGCAACTGGCCCCCGCGCAGACGGCCGGCAAGACAGCCAAGTCCAGCAGTGTCGAGTTCGGCCCTACTTCCGATGTGAAACTGGTGGCGCCCAACGCCACCGAGTCGGTGCGCAATCGCTCGGAGGTGATCGGCTGGCCGGCAGGACGCAAGCCGGTGGCCCCGGCGGGATTTGAAGTTACACTGTTCGCCGATGACGTGGACACGCCGCGCTGGGCGACCTCGCTACCCAACGGCGACATTCTGGTGGCGCTCTCGCTGCGCGGCGGCAATCCCGGCGTCAGCTCCACCTCCAATCGCATCATTCTTTTCCGCGATAAAGACGGCGACGGCAGGCCGGAGTCCCGCAACGTTCTGCTCACCAACCTCAACCGGCCGCATGGAATTTTGCTGCTGGGCGATTTTCTCTACATCGGCAACACCGACGCCGTGGTGCGCTACAAGTATCAACTGGGGCAGACGGAGATCACCACGCCGGGCGAGAAGATTCTCGACCTGCCGCCGGGCGGACACTACACGCGCAACCTGATCGCCAACGCCGACGGCACGAAAATTTATGTGGCGGTGGGATCGAAGACCAACGTGGACGAGTCCGGCGAAGACGCCAAAGACCCGCGGCGCGCCGCGATCCTGGAGATTAATTCCGACGGCAGCGGCATGAGAGTGTATGCGTCCGGCCTGCGCAATCCGGTGGGCCTGGCCTGGGAGTCGGAGTCGAAACAGTTGTGGACGGTGGTGAACGAGCGCGACGCTCTGGGCGACCAACTGGTGCCCGACTACGCGACCTCGGTGAAGGAAGGCGCGTTCTACGGCTGGCCGTATTCCTACTACGGGCAGAATGAAGACCCGCGCAAGAAAGGCCAGCGCCCCGATCTGGTCGCCAAGGCCATTCCGCCCGATTATGCGACGGGCGCGCACACGGGCACGCTGGGCATTACGTTTTATACCGGCAAGCAATATCCGGCGAAGTATCAGGGCGGAGCGTTCATCGGGCAGCACGGTTCGTGGAATCGCTCGAAGTATGTGGGCTACCGCATCGCTTATCTGCCGTTCAAGAACGGCAAGCCCGCCGGGCCGATGGAGGACTTTCTCACCGGCTTCATCGCCAATGACAAAGAAGTCTACGGGCGTCCGGTGGTAGCCACGCTGCTGCAAAATGGGGCATTGCTGGTGATCGATGACGAGTCCAGCAAGGTTTGGCACGTGCGCTACACGGGGAAATAA